One region of Kogia breviceps isolate mKogBre1 chromosome 17, mKogBre1 haplotype 1, whole genome shotgun sequence genomic DNA includes:
- the GPR20 gene encoding G-protein coupled receptor 20 → MAAPNATAAAAAWANVSVPEMPLFHLFALLDEELHAAFPGLWLALMAVHGAIFLVGLVFNGLALYVFGCRTQAKTPSVTYTINLVVTDLLVGLSLPTRFAVFYGTRGCLRCALPHVFGYFLNMHCSILFLTCICVDRYLAIVRPDGCRRWRQPACARAVCAFVWLAAGAVTLSVLGVTASGGPCCRVFALTVLEFLLPLLVISVFTGRIVCALSRPGLLRQGRQRRVRAMQLLLTVLVIFLVCFTPFHARQVAVALWPDVPHHTSLVVYHVAVTLSSLNSCMDPIVYCFVTSSFQNAVRGLFRRRGAECEPNSCDVVGMRKSSKDSAHHHILGARPRALTQALAHGPEA, encoded by the coding sequence ATGGCTGCCCCCAATGCcacggcggcggcagcagcgtgGGCTAACGTCAGCGTGCCGGAGATGCCCCTGTTCCACCTGTTTGCTCTGCTGGACGAGGAGCTGCACGCTGCCTTCCCAGGCCTGTGGCTGGCGCTGATGGCAGTGCATGGCGCCATCTTCCTGGTGGGGCTGGTGTTCAACGGGCTGGCGCTGTACGTCTTCGGCTGCCGCACCCAGGCCAAGACGCCGTCGGTCACCTACACCATCAACCTGGTGGTGACCGACCTGCTGGTGGGCCTGTCCCTGCCCACGCGCTTCGCTGTCTTCTACGGCACCCGCGGCTGCCTGCGCTGCGCCCTCCCGCACGTCTTTGGCTACTTCCTCAACATGCACTGCTCCATCCTCTTCCTCACCTGCATCTGCGTGGACCGCTACCTGGCCATCGTGCGGCCCGACGGCTGCCGCCGCTGGCGCCAGCCTGCCTGCGCCAGAGCCGTGTGCGCCTTCGTGTGGCTGGCCGCCGGCGCCGTGACCCTGTCCGTGCTGGGCGTGACGGCCAGCGGCGGGCCCTGCTGCCGCGTCTTTGCACTGACCGTCCTGGAGTTCCTGCTGCCGCTGCTGGTCATTAGCGTATTCACCGGCCGCATCGTGTGCGCGCTGTCCCGGCCGGGGCTGCTGCGCCAGGGCCGCCAGCGCCGCGTGCGGGCCATGCAGCTGCTGCTCACCGTGCTCGTCATCTTCCTCGTCTGCTTCACGCCCTTCCACGCCCGCCAGGTGGCCGTGGCGCTGTGGCCCGACGTGCCACACCACACCAGCCTCGTGGTCTATCACGTGGCCGTGACCCTCAGCAGCCTCAACAGCTGCATGGACCCCATCGTCTACTGCTTCGTCACCAGCAGCTTCCAGAACGCTGTCCGTGGCCTCTTCCGCCGGCGTGGAGCGGAGTGCGAGCCCAACAGCTGCGACGTGGTCGGCATGCGCAAGAGCTCCAAGGACTCGGCTCACCACCACATCCTGGGCGCCAGACCTCGagccctcacccaggccctggctcacgggcctgaGGCTTAG